In Gopherus flavomarginatus isolate rGopFla2 chromosome 5, rGopFla2.mat.asm, whole genome shotgun sequence, one DNA window encodes the following:
- the ZNF668 gene encoding zinc finger protein 668, which translates to MEEPEASIVVKLEGDSEEEEEKEEAAIYAKCGRRYKCLPCGKTFPSVPRVLRHAKCHTGGGTATAKHACPSCAKEFPDRSQLHKHQLSHSAERPFQCLQCSKAYKTAPELRSHGRSHTGEKPFICQECGKAFMQPVCLRVHMARHTGDLPFRCSHCAKGYGTLSKLKIHQRAHTGEKPYTCGECGKAFADPSVFRKHRRIHAGLRPYQCSACQKTYAELKDLKNHERSHTGEKPFLCSDCGKAFSRSSSLTCHQRIHAEQKPYCCGQCGKGFTQLSSYQSHQRTHSGEKPFLCPQCGRMFSDPSSFRRHQRAHQGVKPYQCDKCSKAFRQPADLAMHQRIHTGERPYKCLQCDKTFVASWDLKRHQLVHSGERPFQCGECGKSFAERASLTKHYRVHSGERPFKCGRCGKTFVVSSSLRKHERTHGERRGGEEEEEEEEAGATARHICRLCGAAFGEAAALRRHQRGEHPEVAPGALTCAECGETFSSPYDLRKHERLHPGLRPFPCPECGKGFSDRAGLRKHERIHSGVRPHGCHRCGKAFLGAADLRKHLRTHGPAPGPPLDEAAQPSNGPDGCLQEGLSQSS; encoded by the coding sequence ATGGAGGAGCCCGAAGCGAGCATTGTGGTGAAGCTGGAGGGTGACtcggaggaagaggaggagaaagaagaggctgCCATCTATGCCAAGTGCGGCCGGCGCTACAAGTGCCTGCCGTGCGGCAAGACCTTCCCCAGCGTGCCCCGGGTGCTCCGCCACGCCAAGTGCCACACTGGGGGGGGCACTGCCACGGCCAAGCACGCCTGCCCCAGCTGCGCCAAGGAGTTCCCCGACCGCTCGCAGCTGCACAAGCACCAGCTGAGCCACTCGGCCGAGCGCCCCTTCCAGTGCCTGCAGTGCTCCAAGGCCTACAAGACGGCGCCGGAACTGCGCAGCCACGGACGCAGCCACACGGGCGAGAAGCCCTTTATCTGCCAGGAGTGCGGCAAGGCCTTCATGCAGCCGGTGTGCCTGCGCGTCCACATGGCCCGGCACACCGGCGACCTGCCCTTCCGCTGCTCCCACTGCGCCAAGGGCTACGGCACGCTCTCCAAGCTGAAGATCCACCAGCGGGCGCACACGGGCGAAAAGCCCTACACCTGCGGCGAGTGCGGCAAAGCCTTCGCCGACCCCTCGGTCTTCCGCAAGCACCGACGCATCCACGCCGGCCTGCGCCCCTACCAGTGCAGCGCCTGCCAGAAGACCTACGCCGAGCTGAAGGACCTGAAGAACCATGAGCGTAGCCACACCGGAGAGAAGCCCTTCCTGTGCTCCGACTGTGGCAAAGCCTTCTCCCGCTCCTCCTCGCTCACCTGCCACCAGCGCATCCACGCGGAGCAGAAACCCTACTGCTGCGGCCAGTGCGGCAAAGGCTTCACCCAGCTCTCGTCCTACCAGAGCCACCAGCGCACCCACTCCGGGGAGAAGCCGTTCCTCTGCCCGCAGTGCGGCCGCATGTTCTCGGATCCCTCCAGCTTCCGGCGCCACCAGCGGGCCCACCAGGGCGTCAAGCCGTACCAGTGTGACAAGTGCAGCAAAGCTTTTCGCCAGCCAGCTGACCTGGCCATGCACCAGCGGATCCACACCGGCGAGCGGCCCTACAAGTGCCTGCAGTGCGACAAGACCTTTGTGGCCTCCTGGGATCTCAAGCGGCACCAGCTGGTGCACTCGGgcgagcggccgttccagtgcgGGGAGTGCGGGAAGAGCTTCGCCGAGCGGGCCAGCCTCACCAAGCACTACCGGGTGCACTCGGGCGAGCGGCCCTTCAAGTGTGGCCGCTGCGGCAAGACCTTCGTGGTCTCCTCCAGCCTCCGCAAGCACGAGCGGACCCACGGCGAGCggcggggcggggaggaggaggaggaggaggaagaagcaggAGCCACGGCCCGGCACATCTGCCGGCTCTGCGGGGCCGCCTTTGGCGAGGCTGCAGCGTTGCGGCGCCACCAGCGAGGGGAGCACCCGGAGGTGGCCCCTGGGGCGCTCACCTGTGCCGAATGCGGGGAGACCTTCTCCTCACCCTACGACCTGCGCAAGCATGAGCGGCTCCACCCCGGCCTgcgccccttcccctgccctgagtgcgGCAAGGGCTTCTCCGACCGCGCCGGCCTGCGCAAGCACGAACGCATCCACTCCGGGGTGCGGCCCCACGGCTGCCACCGCTGCGGCAAGGCCTTCCTCGGCGCCGCCGACCTCCGCAAGCACCTCCGCACCCAcggccccgcccccggcccccCCCTTGATGAGGCCGCCCAGCCCTCCAACGGGCCTGACGGCTGCCTGCAAGAAGGACTGAGCCAGTcctcctga
- the ZNF646 gene encoding LOW QUALITY PROTEIN: zinc finger protein 646 (The sequence of the model RefSeq protein was modified relative to this genomic sequence to represent the inferred CDS: inserted 1 base in 1 codon; deleted 1 base in 1 codon) codes for MEEPGCEPSQPQREERPFKCGQCQRSYRHAGSLVNHRRTHEVGLFTCLLCRKEFSNPMALKNHLRIHTEERRHRCPDCGRSFRVASQLASHRHSAHASHSQKGEEDEGNNFQQGQDSSSSDADVFPTLEGGGAGTLLSNLEKYIAESVVPADFSQLEFPGKAEEGQEAPGVPAEERRYKCNQCDKAYKHAGSLTNHKQSHTLGIYQCAVCFKEFSNLMALKNHSRLHSEYRPYKCSLCCKAFRLPSELLSHQKAHEKARWAGRAPSEGSEHSVSEEDSIETSAKLDIYQPPAAAFGEGAPCSLKDGAKAGGGDRGNPDGELCVRCGGSFADEEELRNHSCLYPEEEEEEEEEKEDVGGLAQPAMDSEGAWEASGKDGDQARPFRCGECGRTYRHAGSLINHKKSHQTGVYSCNFCCKQLFNLAALKNHLRIHLKSKPASRPGLQYSCPLAPEEATCHLDQSPTEPAGAERATELPGHGEAGGGGALKEEETGCVEEEEDGXSEERPYRCGECGRTYRHRGSLVNHRHTHRTGVYQCSLCPKQYPNLMALRNHVRMHFRAARGKERGSYACTSCGESFEEEAEFQWHQLRHAPGDAAPCPQEEKEEEEPGSVHTREAALLLAIKRDVEELEAAGPAPGMSHICGCCGMIFHDLGSLQSHSLAHSDGETGTGEGEAELPGRRVYSCELCGKSYRHSGSLINHKQTHQTGDFECSLCAKRFSNVAAFKSHLRGHQKPRKGRAGAEEEEEGSVAEAEPRVAPDRTMQPDGSGDVGRGGPESTRVGEEGTLGEELSHRSYNLRGGSAVNGWQHPKEEEEAKASPPSSPNSQPYPCEILDHKHSQQLGIYQCSLCPKEYSNLEALKSHFRGHATAQQLGTSTEERPFLCSLCGMIFPGETDLQHHHGLAHDREGEPQEGSLEAGKDAVFPGLQQEVEGRPDERDGEEEMLLSHICGYCGQTFDDMASLEEHSLGHREEKEAALADTTIQLRLGPRPELPEEQKSGLMPPDSRPYACGQCGKTYRHGGSLVNHKKTHQVGDYQCGVCSRQYPNLSAYRNHLRNHPKCKLNDSRPTGNGDSVGKETPPSLPCGSAEASAAPAPGKQDPGGSDGEECKLHVCDVCGELCQGAAGLEAHCAAQHPEEGEELVSVAEEEGGSGGSGEEGAASERPFCCEQCGRSYKHAGSLINHKQTHKTGLFRCAICQKLFYNLMALKNHNRIHFETKRYKCAQCPKAFRLQKQLASHQRVHRERRPPLPASSSRKLAHAKRAGKAHTDGGGVSEPLAASKKDPEERPYRCEQCGRTYRHAGSLLNHRKSHKTGHYCCPVCPRAYPNLMALKNHQRIHFEVKRHRCPDCGKAFKWQRQLVRHQLIHAQRRPRPSSRSSPGRPLLEGSSLVRSKMAREWRATRREQGGSHVDASGGHSDGGHLGTTSGGHVDGTSGPHVDSSHVGSTSVGASGGHVRGASGGHVETGTQTPVGVTQAPLGPFQCPVCPKQFPTPSALKNHGRVHTKKRFECSECGKAYRASRDLVQHLWRHQAEAGATPSTNGLVDQRPYKCDRCERTYRHAGSLLHHKKVHTTGLYRCPACLKEFHNLLALTYHLRTHSNKKGCRCPDCGQAFRTSSRLASHAKACHGQAGCAKAGHAATGGTQEPEAGFCQDAGVDGSASAAMGQVS; via the exons ATGGAAGAGCCCGGCTGCGAGCCAAGCCAGCCGCAGCGGGAGGAGCGGCCGTTCAAATGCGGGCAGTGCCAGCGTAGCTACCGCCACGCCGGCAGCCTGGTCAACCACCGGCGCACCCATGAGGTGGGACTCTTCACCTGCCTGCTGTGTCGCAAGGAGTTCTCCAACCCCATGGCCCTGAAGAATCACCTCCGCATCCACACCGAGGAGAGGCGCCACCGGTGCCCGGACTGCGGCCGCAGCTTCCGCGTTGCCTCCCAGCTTGCCAGCCATCGCCATTCAGCCCACGCCAGCCACAGCCAGAAGGGGGAGGAGGACGAGGGGAACAACTTCCAGCAAGGGCAGGACTCCTCGTCATCGGATGCCGACGTTTTCCCCACGCTAGAGGGCGGCGGCGCTGGGACGTTGCTGAGCAACCTGGAGAAATACATCGCTGAATCGGTGGTGCCGGCTGATTTCTCCCAGTTGGAATTCCCCGGCAAAGCGGAGGAAGGCCAGGAGGCCCCTGGCGTGCCGGCAGAGGAGCGGCGCTATAAATGCAACCAGTGCGATAAGGCCTACAAGCATGCGGGCAGCCTCACCAACCACAAGCAGAGCCACACCCTAGGCATCTACCAGTGCGCCGTCTGCTTCAAGGAGTTCTCCAACCTCATGGCGCTCAAGAACCACTCCCGGCTGCACTCGGAGTACCGCCCCTACAAGTGCTCGTTGTGCTGCAAGGCTTTCCGCCTGCCCAGCGAGCTGCTGAGCCACCAGAAGGCCCATGAGAAAGCCCGCTGGGCCGGGAGAGCCCCCTCGGAGGGCTCGGAACACAGCGTCTCGGAGGAGGACTCCATTGAGACTTCGGCCAAGCTGGATATCTACCAGCCGCCGGCGGCTGCCTTCGGAGAGGGCGCCCCCTGCAGTTTGAAGGATGGGGCGAAGGCTGGAGGCGGGGACCGGGGCAATCCGGATGGAGAGCTGTGCGTGAGGTGCGGGGGAAGCTTTGCCGATGAGGAGGAGCTGAGGAACCACAGCTGCCTCTacccggaggaggaggaggaggaggaagaggagaaagaggaTGTGGGTGGCTTGGCCCAACCCGCAATGGATTCGGAGGGAGCCTGGGAGGCCAGCGGTAAGGACGGAGACCAAGCACGGCCCTTCCGGTGCGGGGAGTGTGGCCGGACCTATCGCCATGCTGGCAGCCTCATCAACCACAAGAAAAGCCACCAGACGGGTGTCTACAGCTGCAACTTCTGCTGCAAGCAGCTCTTCAACCTGGCGGCCCTCAAGAACCACCTGCGGATACACCTCAAATCCAAGCCGGCCTCCCGGCCCGGCCTCCAGTATTCCTGCCCCCTGGCGCCCGAAGAGGCCACTTGCCACCTCGACCAGAGCCCCACAGAGCCAGCTGGTGCGGAGAGGGCCACGGAGCTGCCGGGCCATGGGGAAGCAGGTGGAGGAGGTGCTCTCAAAGAGGAGGAGACTGGttgtgtggaggaggaagaggacg CATCAGAGGAGCGGCCTTACCGCTGCGGGGAGTGCGGCCGGACCTACCGGCACCGGGGTAGCCTGGTCAACCACCGGCACACCCACCGGACGGGCGTCTACCAGTGCTCCCTGTGCCCTAAGCAGTACCCCAACCTGATGGCCCTACGCAACCACGTCCGCATGCATTTCCGAGCGGCGCGGGGCAAGGAGCGGGGGAGTTACGCCTGCACCAGCTGTGGAGAGAGCTTTGAGGAGGAGGCAGAGTTCCAGTGGCACCAGCTGCGCCATGCGCCCGGGGATGCCGCGCCCTGCccccaggaggagaaggaggaggaggaaccggGCAGTGTCCACACGCGGGAGGCAGCGCTGCTTCTGGCCATCAAGCGAGATGTGGAGGAATTGGAAGCGGCAGGGCCAGCGCCGGGGATGTCTCACATCTGTGGCTGCTGCGGGATGATCTTTCACGACCTGGGCAGTTTACAGAGCCACTCCCTGGCGCACAGCGATGGGGAAACTGGCACGGGAGAGGGTGAGGCGGAGCTTCCGGGCAGACGAGTGTACAGCTGTGAACTCTGTGGCAAGTCCTACCGCCACTCGGGCAGCCTGATCAACCACAAACAGACGCACCAGACGGGGGATTTTGAGTGCTCACTCTGTGCCAAACGCTTCTCCAACGTGGCTGCCTTCAAGAGCCACTTACGTGGACACCAGAAGCCGAGGAAGGGCCGAGCGGGggcggaggaggaagaggaagggagtGTGGCAGAGGCGGAGCCCAGAGTTGCCCCTGACCGCACGATGCAGCCGGACGGAAGTGGAGATGTCGGGCGTGGTGGTCCAGAGAGTACCCGGGTTGGAGAGGAGGGGACGCTGGGCGAGGAGTTGTCCCACCGGAGCTACAATCTGCGGGGAGGCAGCGCGGTGAATGGCTGGCAACACccgaaagaggaggaggaggccaaAGCGTCACCACCCAGCAGCCCCAACTCTCAGCCCTACCCGTGCGAAATCCTCGACCACAAGCACAGCCAGCAGCTGGGCATATACCAGTGTTCCCTGTGCCCGAAGGAGTACTCAAACCTGGAGGCACTGAAGAGTCACTTCCGTGGCCATGCCACGGCCCAGCAGCTGGGCACCAGCACCGAGGAACGTCCCTTCCTTTGCAGCCTCTGTGGCATGATCTTCCCAGGCGAGACGGACCTGCAGCACCACCATGGCCTGGCTCATGACAGGGAGGGGGAGCCTCAGGAAGGCAGCTTGGAGGCCGGCAAGGATGCAGTTTTCCCCGGGCTTcagcaggaggtggaggggcgcCCAGATGAGCGCGATGGGGAGGAAGAGATGCTCCTTTCCCATATCTGTGGCTACTGCGGGCAGACATTCGACGACATGGCAAGCCTTGAAGAGCACAGCCTGGGCCACCGAGAGGAGAAGGAAGCGGCGCTGGCTGATACCACCATCCAGCTGCGTCTGGGACCGCGTCCGGAGCTGCCGGAGGAGCAGAAATCTGGCCTGATGCCCCCAGACAGCCGTCCCTATGCCTGTgggcagtgtgggaaaacctaCCGGCACGGCGGCAGCCTGGTCAACCACAAGAAGACCCACCAAGTGGGAGATTACCAGTGTGGCGTCTGCTCTCGGCAGTACCCCAATCTGTCTGCCTACCGCAACCATCTCCGTAATCACCCCAAGTGTAAGCTGAATGACAGCCGGCCAACCGGCAACGGGGACAGTGTAGGGAAGGagactcctccctccctgccatgcGGGAGCGCTGAGGCATCTGCGGCCCCAGCTCCCGGAAAACAGGATCCAGGCGGCAGCGATGGTGAGGAGTGCAAGCTGCATGTGTGTGATGTCTGTGGGGAGCTGTGCCAGGGGGCAGCGGGGCTGGAGGCACACTGTGCCGCTCAGCACccggaggagggggaagagctggTCAGTGTTGCCGAGGAAGAGGGTGGCAGCGGCGGCAGTGGGGAGGAAGGTGCCGCGTCAGAGCGCCCCTTCTGCTGCGAGCAGTGCGGCCGGAGCTACAAGCACGCGGGCAGCCTGATCAACCACAAGCAGACCCACAAGACGGGTCTCTTCCGCTGCGCCATCTGCCAGAAGCTCTTCTACAACCTCATGGCCCTGAAGAACCACAACCGCATCCACTTCGAGACCAAGCGCTACAAGTGCGCCCAGTGCCCCAAGGCCTTCCGCCTCCAGAAGCAGCTGGCCAGCCACCAGCGTGTCCACCGTGAGAGGAGACCGCCACTGCCCGCCTCATCCTCCAGAAAGTTGGCTCACGCCAAGAGAGCAGGCAAGGCCCACACCGACGGTGGCGGGGTCTCGGAGCCACTGGCTGCCTCCAAGAAGGACCCCGAGGAGCGGCCATACCGGTGTGAGCAATGTGGGCGGACCTACCGCCATGCCGGCAGCCTTCTCAACCACCGCAAGAGCCACAAGACCGGCCATTACTGCTGCCCCGTCTGCCCCCGGGCCTACCCTAACCTCATGGCCCTCAAGAACCACCAGCGCATCCACTTCGAGGTCAAGCGCCACCGTTGTCCTGACTGCGGCAAAGCCTTCaaatggcagaggcagctggtgaggCACCAGCTGATCCATGCCCAGCGCCGGCCTCGTCCTAGCAGCAGGAGCTCCCCTGGCCGCCCCTTACTGGAGGGCAGTAGCCTTGTCCGTAGCAAGATGGCACGAGAATGGCGGGCCACCCGGAGGGAGCAGGGCGGCAGCCACGTTGACGCCTCAGGTGGCCACAGTGACGGTGGCCATCTTGGCACTACCTCAGGTGGCCATGTTGATGGTACCTCAGGCCCTCATGTTGACAGCAGCCATGTTGGCAGTACATCAGTTGGTGCCTCAGGTGGCCATGTTCGTGGTGCCTCAGGCGGCCATGTTGAAACTGGCACCCAAACCCCAGTGGGCGTCACTCAGGCACCCCTTGGCCCTTTCCAGTGCCCGGTCTGCCCCAAGCAATTTCCCACCCCATCAGCCCTCAAGAACCATGGCCGGGTCCACACTAAGAAGCGTTTCGAGTGCTCGGAGTGCGGCAAGGCCTACCGCGCCTCTCGGGACTTGGTCCAGCACCTGTGGcggcaccaggcagaggctggggCCACTCCTAGCACCAACGGCCTGGTGGACCAGCGCCCCTACAAGTGCGACCGTTGCGAGCGGACGTACCGCCACGCTGGCAGCCTCCTCCACCACAAGAAGGTCCACACCACCGGTCTCTACCGCTGTCCCGCCTGCCTAAAGGAGTTCCACAACCTCCTGGCCCTCACCTACCACCTCCGCACCCACTCGAACAAGAAAGGCTGCCGCTGTCCAGACTGTGGCCAAGCCTTCAGGACTTCCAGCCGGCTGGCCAGCCACGCCAAGGCCTGCCATGGCCAGGCTGGCTGCGCCAAAGCTGGCCACGCTGCCACAGGAGGGACCCAGGAGCCTGAGGCGGGCTTCTGCCAGGACGCGGGGGTGGATGGCAGTGCC TCTGCCGCCATGGGGCAAGTTAGCTGA